The following are encoded together in the Clostridium sp. BJN0013 genome:
- a CDS encoding M48 family metallopeptidase, with protein sequence METTHQFLSLSYTVIRKSKKNISIKIDEKGKVIIYAPYHISYKYIEEVVKNKIPWILKNVHIVKERMQNVKLIDIQQGKKILWLGKLLNIKKYILDTQKYYIKIFKNNFVIYGSKTLLEDEENMRDIIFKFYREKAKLIFKYKVNVYSKKLNVYPKNITIRCQKTIWGSCYSNGNINFNCRLLMAPMRIIEYIVVHELCHLVYMNHSKDYWKLVEHEIPDYVSRRDWLKNNGYILVFPMNLKGGIYINKPYIHIVR encoded by the coding sequence ATGGAAACTACTCATCAATTTCTTTCATTAAGTTATACGGTAATTAGAAAAAGTAAAAAAAATATAAGTATCAAAATTGATGAAAAGGGAAAAGTAATTATATATGCTCCCTATCATATAAGCTATAAGTATATAGAGGAAGTTGTAAAAAATAAGATACCCTGGATATTGAAAAATGTCCACATAGTAAAAGAAAGAATGCAAAATGTAAAGTTAATAGATATCCAACAGGGGAAAAAAATACTATGGCTTGGGAAACTTTTAAATATTAAAAAATATATATTGGACACACAAAAATATTATATTAAAATTTTTAAAAATAACTTTGTAATCTATGGAAGTAAAACTTTGTTGGAAGACGAAGAAAATATGAGAGATATCATATTTAAATTTTATAGGGAAAAAGCTAAATTGATTTTTAAGTATAAGGTAAATGTGTATAGCAAAAAACTGAATGTATATCCCAAGAATATAACTATTAGATGTCAGAAAACCATATGGGGAAGTTGTTATTCAAATGGAAATATAAATTTTAACTGCAGACTTTTAATGGCGCCTATGAGGATCATAGAATACATAGTTGTACATGAATTATGTCATCTGGTGTATATGAATCATTCTAAAGATTATTGGAAGCTGGTGGAACATGAGATACCTGATTATGTAAGTCGAAGAGATTGGCTTAAGAATAATGGATATATACTTGTTTTTCCTATGAATCTTAAAGGTGGAATATATATAAATAAACCATATATACATATAGTGAGGTAA